In Mercenaria mercenaria strain notata chromosome 14, MADL_Memer_1, whole genome shotgun sequence, the following are encoded in one genomic region:
- the LOC123527802 gene encoding phosphatidylinositol 4,5-bisphosphate 3-kinase catalytic subunit alpha isoform-like, translated as MPPSSGELWGHHLMPLQIHVDCLMPTGILLPLRCNRDATMERIKSDLWAEAKRWPLFSKLLDPSSYIFVGITQDAEREEFYDETRRLCDLRLFQPILKVVEPKGNREEKMQNYTIGMTVGIPVNEFNEMKELEVMTFRRNILKVCKEAVEDRKRNGKHSLALYTYPPDVESSAKLPSHLEQKLQQTNKHIYVCIWVVQQDKSRNKYTVKLPHTAKPNDVIAETIRRRSRNMGRNKEEIERCIEGFSHTYVLKVCGCDQFLFEGYPISQYRFIRDCIAGGVIPQLMLLKKENVHDALRDTPFHVPSYVQRGVQALTDINNKQTLSLLEMNVNFKIKIHCATYVNVKEKGNIYVKAGLYHGTEPLCEVKQTKEVDNTNPRWNQWLEFLYLPDIPRSSKICFSICSVSKKKNKKTHYALAWGNLQVFDFNNRLLNDKFSLHLWSLPHGLDETLNPIGIPGSNPDRDCPCLEIEFEKFSPTLSYPPDSQLEELAMYATNRDRGQSSMALQADDWRLEESQLMEIISRDPLYEISEQEKELLWKRRDYCLHQPNSLPKLLSAIKWNERENVAQLYMLLKQWPTVTPEVALQLLDCSFTDLKIRQFAVHCLEIGMADDKLQQYLLQFVQALKFEPYLDNPVARFLLKRSLMNQRIGQKLFWQLKSELHHKATRVRFGLILEALCRSCGPFLQTLSKQVEAIEKMTKLTNMLKYDVKEDKIEQMKCLHDQLQQPDYQECLQSFTSPLNSSHRLGLLSAEECEVKMSKKRPLWMVWRNPDDLADLWYQTYTILFKNGDDLRQDMLTLQVISVMDSIWKSEGFDLRLTPYCCLATGQDVGLIEAVRDSTTIMKIQEKGGAKATWQIGGAKALHSWIKQQNADRYEEAIDTFTRSCAGYSVATFVLGIGDRHSENIMVARDGRVFHIDFGHFLNHKKKKFGINRERVPFVLTEDFMCVIARGRDQPHKTKDFEKFQQLCVKIYLVLRKQADLIINLFTMMLSCGIPELQSLDDIGYVRKTLAVDKTEEEAILYFTQQLNSAYKDQKYTKIDWFFHQLNSK; from the exons ATGCCGCCAAGTTCAGGAGAATTATGGGGACATCATTTGATGCCGTTACAAATTCATGTGGATTGTCTAATGCCGACTGGAATTCTTTTACCGCTAAGATGTAATCGTGATGCTACAATGGAGAGAATCAAAAGTGACTTATGGGCGGAGGCAAAGCGTTGGCCCTTGTTCAGTAAACTGTTGGACCCTTCATCCTATATTTTTGTTGGCATTACACAAGACGCTGAGCGGGAGGAGTTTTATGATGAAACAAGACGGTTGTGTGATTTAAGATTGTTTCAACCTATCCTGAAAGTGGTGGAGCCCAAGGGTAACAGAGAAGAAAAGATGCAAAATTATACAATAG GAATGACTGTGGGTATTCCAGTAAatgaatttaatgaaatgaaagaacTAGAGGTCATGACCTTTCGCCGGAATATTCTCAAAGTGTGTAAGGAAGCTGTTGAAGATCGTAAACGTAACGGCAAACATAGTCTAGCACTATATACATACCCGCCAGACGTAGAATCTTCCGCAAAACTTCCATCTCATTTAGAGCAGAAACTCCAACAAACAA ataaacatatatatgtatgtatttggGTTGTGCAGCAAGACAAAAGTCGCAATAAATACACTGTTAAACTACCTCATACTGCTAAACCAAATGACGTTATTGCCGAGACTATACGACGGCGTAGTAGGAATATGGGAAGGAACAAGGAAGAAATAGAACGATGTATAGAGGGGTTTTCGCATACCTATGTCCTTAAAGTATGTGGCTGTGATCAGTTCCTGTTTGAGGGTTATCCCATTAGTCAGTACAGG tttatacGTGATTGCATTGCTGGAGGCGTTATTCCACAGTTAATgctcttgaaaaaagaaaatgtccatGATGCTCTAAGAGATACTCCATTTCATGTGCCATCATATGTTCAAAGAG GTGTTCAAGCTCTGACAGATATAAATAACAAACAGACATTGTCACTTCTAGAAATGAATGTCAACTTTAAGATAAAAATCCATTGTGCAACATACGTAAATGTCAAAGAAAAAGGCAAT ATTTATGTAAAAGCTGGCCTTTACCATGGTACAGAGCCTCTATGTGAGGTTAAACAAACGAAGGAAGTTGACAATACAAATCCACGCTGGAATCAATGGCTGGAGTTTTTATATTTACCTGACATTCCACGAAGCTCTAAGATCTGCTTTTCCATCTGTTCTGTGTccaagaaaaagaataaaaag ACACATTATGCATTGGCTTGGGGAAATCTTCAGGTGTTCGATTTTAACAACAGACTTTTGAATGATAAATTTAGTCTTCACCTGTGGTCCTTGCCACATGGTCTTGATGAGACATTAAATCCTATAGGTATACCGGGTTCAAATCCTGACAGAGACTGTCCCTGTTTAGAGATTGAGTTTGAAAAATTTAGTCCTACTCTGTCATACCCTCCTGACAGTCAGTTAGAGGAATTAGCAATGTATGCTACAAACAGAGATAGAGGACAGTCTTCCATGGCTTTG CAAGCAGATGACTGGAGATTGGAAGAATCTCAGCTAATGGAGATCATCAGTCGAGATCCACTGTATGAAATCTCCGAGCAGGAAAAGGAACTCTTGTGGAAAAGAAG AGATTACTGTTTGCATCAACCTAACTCATTACCAAAGCTCCTTAGTGCAATAAAGTGGAATGAGAGGGAAAATGTCGCTCAG cTATACATGTTGTTAAAGCAATGGCCAACAGTTACCCCAGAAGTTGCATTACAACTGTTAGACTGTTCATTTACTGATCTGAAAATTCGACAGTTTGCCGTACACTGTCTTGAGATTGGCATGGCTGATGATAAACTGCAGCAGTATCTTTTACAGTTTGTACAA gCATTGAAGTTTGAGCCCTATCTGGACAATCCAGTTGCGAGATTCCTACTCAAGAGGTCTTTAATGAACCAGCGTATTGGACAGAAACTGTTCTGGCAATTAAA aTCTGAACTGCATCACAAAGCAACAAGAGTCCGGTTTGGACTTATACTGGAAGCATTATGTCGTAGTTGTGGACCATTCTTACAGACATTGTCAAAACAAGTAGAAGCAATTGAGAAAATGACCAAGCTCACTAATATGTTGAAATATGATGTAAAAGAg GATAAAATAGAACAAATGAAGTGCCTACATGACCAGCTCCAGCAGCCAGATTATCAGGAATGTCTGCAGAGTTTTACCTCTCCTCTCAACAGTAGTCACAGACTAGGACTGCTGAG TGCGGAAGAATGTGAAGTAAAGATGTCCAAGAAACGACCTCTGTGGATGGTGTGGCGTAACCCAGACGATCTGGCAGATCTTTGGTACCAAACTTATACAATTCTCTTCAAGAATGGCGATG atttaCGGCAAGACATGCTGACATTACAGGTGATAAGCGTAATGGACAGCATTTGGAAATCAGAGGGTTTTGATCTCAG ACTGACACCATATTGTTGCCTAGCAACTGGACAGGATGTGGGTCTAATAGAAGCTGTAAGAGATTCTACAACAATCATGAAAATCCAGGAGAAGGGCGGGGCTAAGGCAACTTGGCAAATTGGAGGTGCTAAAGCCTTACATAGTTGGATTAAACAGCAAAATGCAGACAG GTATGAGGAAGCTATTGACACATTTACAAGATCATGTGCAGGGTATAGTGTTGCAACATTTGTGCTTGGTATCGGTGATAGGCACTCTGAAAATATCATGGTAGCCAGAGATGGACGG GTATTTCACATAGACTTTGGGCACTTCCTGAACCATAAGAAGAAGAAGTTTGGTATCAATCGTGAAAGGGTGCCTTTTGTGTTAACAGAAGATTTCATGTGTGTAATAGCTAGGGGAAGGGACCAACCGCATAAAACTAAAGACTTTGAAAA ATTTCAACAGCTTTGTGTGAAGATATACCTTGTTTTGAGGAAGCAGGCAGATCTGATTATAAACTTATTCACCATGATGTTATCATGTGGGATTCCTGAACTACAGTCATTGGATGATATTGGCTATGTGAGAAAAACACTTGCTGTCGATAAAACTGAGGAAGAAGCCATTCTTTATTTCACACAACAATTGAATTCAGCTTATAAAGATCAGAAGTACACAAAAATAGACTGGTTCTTTCATCAACTGAATAGTAAATAG